A stretch of Hippoglossus hippoglossus isolate fHipHip1 chromosome 20, fHipHip1.pri, whole genome shotgun sequence DNA encodes these proteins:
- the rps20 gene encoding 40S ribosomal protein S20, with protein MAFKDTGKAPVEAEVAIHRIRITLTSRNVKSLEKVCADLIRGAKEKNLKVKGPVRMPTKTLRITTRKTPCGEGSKTWDRFQMRIHKRLIDLHSPSEIVKQITSISIEPGVEVEVTIADA; from the exons ATG GCTTTCAAGGACACTGGTAAGGCACCTGTGGAGGCTGAGGTTGCCATCCACCGCATCCGCATCACCCTCACCAGCCGCAACGTCAAGTCTCTGGAGAAGG TCTGCGCAGACTTGATCCGTGGTGCTAAGGAAAAGAACCTGAAGGTGAAAGGACCTGTCCGTATGCCAACCAAG ACTCTGCGTATCACCACCAGGAAGACCCCCTGTGGTGAGGGATCCAAAACATGGGATCGCTTCCAGATGAGGATCCACAAGCGCCTGATCGATCTGCACAGCCCCTCTGAAATCGTCAAGCAGATCACCTCCATCAGCATCGAACCTGGTGTAGAGGTTGAAGTTACTATCGCAGACGCATAA